Proteins co-encoded in one Medicago truncatula cultivar Jemalong A17 chromosome 8, MtrunA17r5.0-ANR, whole genome shotgun sequence genomic window:
- the LOC112417402 gene encoding acanthoscurrin-1 — protein sequence MATSKVLSIAIFVLLGLSMCSATRKLSQGGSRGLFGGGGLPGGGLPGGRGLPNVGSGGGLPVGGGLPVVGSGGGLPGGGGLPVVGSGGGLPFGGGLPVVGSSGGLPGGGGLPVVGSGGGLPFGGGLPGGGGLPVVGSGGLPGGGGLPVVGFGGGLPFGGGLPVVGSGGGLPGGGGLPVVGIVGILPIVGPILGG from the coding sequence atggCAACTTCGAAAGTTCTAAGCATTGCTATCTTTGTGCTGTTGGGTTTAAGCATGTGTTCTGCTACTAGAAAACTCTCCCAAGGAGGATCTAGAGGACTGTTTGGTGGTGGTGGACTTCCTGGTGGAGGACTGCCTGGTGGTCGTGGACTTCCTAATGTAGGATCTGGTGGAGGACTGCCTGTTGGTGGTGGACTTCCTGTTGTAGGATCTGGTGGAGGACTGCCTGGTGGTGGTGGACTTCCTGTTGTAGGATCTGGTGGAGGACTGCCTTTTGGTGGTGGACTTCCTGTTGTAGGATCTAGTGGAGGACTGCCTGGTGGTGGTGGACTTCCTGTTGTAGGATCTGGTGGAGGACTGCCTTTTGGTGGAGGACTGCCTGGTGGTGGTGGACTTCCTGTTGTAGGATCTGGTGGACTGCCTGGTGGTGGTGGACTTCCTGTTGTAGGATTTGGTGGAGGACTGCCTTTTGGTGGTGGACTTCCTGTTGTAGGATCTGGTGGAGGACTGCCTGGTGGTGGTGGACTTCCTGTTGTAGGCATCGTGGGAATACTGCCTATTGTTGGTCCAATTCTTGGTGGATAG
- the LOC25501390 gene encoding sulfated surface glycoprotein 185: MPSLFPICAPSRHYPPRIGPRSGPTIGSASTMPPSSPLPDPTPGSPPPPGSPPPDPTPGSPPPSPDPTPGSPPPPGSPPDPSWESFLVAEHMLKPNSTKRAMLRTFEVAI, encoded by the coding sequence ATGCCATCATTATTTCCAATATGCGCACCTTCACGGCACTATCCACCAAGAATTGGACCAAGAAGTGGACCAACAATAGGCAGTGCTTCCACGATGCCACCAAGCAGTCCTCTACCAGATCCTACACCAGGAAGTCCACCACCACCAGGCAGTCCTCCACCAGATCCTACACCAGGAAGTCCACCACCTTCGCCAGATCCTACACCAGGAAGTCCACCACCACCAGGCAGTCCCCCAGATCCTTCTTGGGAGAGTTTTCTAGTAGCAGAACACATGCTTAAACCCAACAGCACAAAGAGAGCAATGCTTAGAACTTTTGAAGTTGccatatga